In Kangiella koreensis DSM 16069, the DNA window GGTTTGATCGACGGTTTCTTCAAAAGCAAACTCTGCGCAGAATCTGCGGTATTCGGTTTCATCGAGTTGATATTGAATACCTTCTTTGGCTGCTCGACGCGCATAAATATCGAGTAATTCAGCGGCCACATCACGCGCTTTTTCTGCGGCTTTCTGGCGGGCTTTATCCCATTGCTCAGTGCCTAATTTATGCCAGGGAGCTAGCTCAGGGTTGGTGCCTGAATAACGGCCAATCAAGTGCAATGACTGAACCGGCATATAAAGCTTATCGCCACCGGAATACTCAATCATCAGATATTCAGCTTCAATGTCTCCGCTTTCTAATTTAACCAGTCCACGATAGCGACCAATACCTTGCTCGATATGCACTACAGGATCGCCTTCTTTAAGTTCCGCCAGATTGCGGATCATATCTTCGGCTTGGTCTGCGCCTTTACTGTCGCGTCGGCGAGTCTTAATGACGTGTTCGCCAAATAGTTCTGTTTCGGTAACAACGGCCAGATCAGATAGGGCAAAACCTTTGCTTAGCGGTGCAACGCCGATGACTAAACCCTTAGCATCAGAGGCTTCGTGCCATTGTTCAATAACAGAGGATTGGATGTCATTACGCGCCAACAAATCCTTTAAAGCTTCGCGGCGCCCCGGCGATTCGGTGGCAATAAAGCACTGCCCAGCCCATTGCTGTAAAAACCCTCGAAACTGGTTCACCGGATCTTTGGCTTTATGATCAATCGCCATCATTGGCATTGGGCTGGCTTGATACTCGGCATCAGGGCGTTCTTGTTTGATATGAACCCTGATATGTTGTTTTAACTCGGAATTCAGTTCGTCAGCGGCAAGATACAGCTTATGGGGTTCTATAATCGGACGCTCAATGTCATGGCGACGTTGCTCGTAGCGCTCGGTGATTTCGTCCCAGTAGTGCTCGGCATGCAATTGGTGATCGCCCAGCGTGCAAATCAGGGATTGCTGCGGTAGGTAATCGAAGAAAGTATCCAGCTTCTCAAAAAACAATGGCAGATAGTATTCAATACCGGCTGGCGAGTTACCATTGCTGACTTCCTGATAAAGCCAGACACGTTGTAGATTGACTTCAAATTCAGCGCGGAAATTCTGTCTGAAACTGCCGACACCTTCTTCATCCAATGGAAACTCTTTGGCTGGAAGCAACTCGAACTTATTAATCTTTTCATCAGAGAGCTGACTTTCAGGATCAAAGTAGCGAATGCTATCGATTTCATCGTCAAAAAAGTCTAACCGCAGAGGCTGCTCTGAACCCATTGGGAACACATCAAGAATCGAACCTCTGACTGCATACTCGCCATGCGAAAAGACTTGGTTGACCGCATGGTAACCGCTTTCTTCAAATAATCTGCGTACTTCGTGCATATCCAGCTTTTGCCCGGTATGGACAATCAGACTGTTTTGTTCGATGTATTGCTGTGGTGGTAAGCGTTGCAGGAGCGTGTTGACAGCAATTAATACAATGCCGTGCTTTAATCGTGGCAGCTTATAAAGTGTCAGTAACCGCTCTGAAACAATGTCCTGATGGGGTGAAAAGTTGTCATAAGGAAGGGTCTCCCAGTCCGGGAACACTAAAACCGGAATATCCGAGTCTTTGCCCAGAAAATACCGAATTTCCTTTTGCAATTGCCACAATGCAGGCGTGTCATCGCTGATGACCACAATTGGTTGCTCGCGGGTTTCAGCCAGCTTAGCGAAGGCCAGAGCGCGACTGGAGCCAGCCAGGCCATCCAGATAATGGACAAAATTGGTTTTATCGGTGATCTGCGGTAAATCGAGCTTCATGCCAAATGACTAGTAATTGTTAGAATTGCCGCGGAATTATAGCGATCTTGGTCGGATCTTGATAGTGGGCATGAATAACTCCAAATAGTTAGTGGTATATGCAATATGGTTAGCACCTTTATATTTGCAGTGGAGCGGCAATACCGCTATCTTATTTGTTACTTAAAAAGTAATCACTTAGGGAAAATATGAGAGTCACATTCAAGCAGGCCGAAGACTTCGAAATCAGTGCTGGATTCTTTATTGCAGCCTGGAAAGTGTGGTTTAAAAGGTTCTCGCCAGCTCATGATGCGCAGCGTCATGCCTGGAAATACGGCAAAATGCCGATAGGTTTAAGTGATAGCAGCCTGAGTGATCTTATCCGCCAGGATAGGCGTTTTACCTTAGAAGTACTCGCCCGCATGATGGTGCCCTGGGCCTACCGCAACAACGCACAAGTTGACGATACCTTCTTACGTGATCATATCGACTTTCTGCAACAAACCACGATTGGCTATGACTCTGGAAGTGAGGAGCCTGCTGCTTGCCTGAGTGACCATGCGCTTGCCTTTTGGGACAGCATGAGTTTTGCCGAGCAAGATACCTACATGAATTACGCGGAAGCGCGTGTACAGGCGGATATCGAAGTCAAATCTGATGACCCTGTGGTACTTGATGATCAGGGTATTGAGCTGATTGGTGAAGACACTTATCCGCCTTACGTACCTGAAAAAGGTGCGGATGATTTAGAGTTTGTTCGTGCGCTGGTGCGCTGGATTGAAGATGCACCGTACCAAGCCTACTATCTCAAAAAGCCAGCAGGTGAAGCGGTTGCCGGATGGCACGATCGCCTGCTTGCTTTCTTTTGGCCCAAGCCGAGGATTGGATACGCGTTGCATTATGCCGCGGTTGAGCCTTTATACTATCGAGCCAACGAGCTAGCCAAAACACTGGAGCGGGGTGGTGATTGGGACGATGAATGGCGCGATATGGCTGTTAAAACGGTTACTGAATTATTTAATGTCAGCGGCACACCGCAAAAAGAAGTTACTGTCGACAACATCAAAAAAGTAATTAAAGCAGCGATCAATGCTGATGAAAACGCAGATGCAAAAATGAACAGTGGCTGGACCTATCTAGCAGCACTTTGTACCGCACACCTGGAAGGTGAGCAGGGTCGCTTGCCATTGCTAAGCTGGAACAGTCGTGTTGCAAGTTCTTTAATATCTCGACTTGATTTTTTACTTGCAGAAGCTGGCATCACAGAGCTGGGTAATCGTTTTCCGAATATCGGTACAGTCCCTGGTTGGGGCGGCACTCGTCCACGCCAATATACTCTCGAATGGCCAAAAGGTTATCGTTCATGGAAAACCCAGATAGCCGCCAGCAAATTGGCGAATCAAATTGTCCATATTCTCAATAGCGAAACCAAGCCCAATGGCGAAAAACGTTACCGTTTAATGCCACTTGCCGGTGGTGGCAAAGGTCCCTGGACCGTTCGTGGTGTGCAGCGTGTATTGTTCTCGGATGGGTATTAAGAATATCCTTTATGTATAAAATAACAGCGCTGATGCTTACATTTGTCATATATGTGTTGTTTTTTATTAATCTTGAGCCAGCGTACGAGACATGGAATCAGGCCCAATCTTTAAATACTGCTATTGAAAAAGCTATTGGTTTCTATTCAATTGTATTGGCAAGCTCAGGACTAAATCTAGCAATCTATTTTTCATATGTATCTTTTAGGGCTGTAGATAAATTTGTTAGAGAAGGGCTCTTAATCGCGGTCGGACTTGGGTTGTTGCATTACTTTGCGCTGGTTTCCATGCATTTTGACCTGTACCAATATGCTTCTATGTTTGTGGCAGAGTTATTATTTTGTCTGGGCCTAATATTTTATTATGAAATAAGCCGAGATAAGGACTTAGTTATACATAATCAAAAATTACCTTAAAACCTTTTCATAACTGTTTCAAAAATAGACAAATCGGTTGATATTGATACAATCAAAGAACAGCTTAGAGAATTGATTTCAAATATGCGGTTAATGATAAAGACAATCCATAAAATATTAATGGCAGCGTTGTTAATCGCTTATTTCAATCCAGCTGTTGCTGCCGAAGAGGAAAGGATTTCTCGACAGGAGCTTGAGCAGCTCGCCCCCTTTCCTGAATTCTATGAGCAGATGTCACCTGAAGGGCGGCTTGATTGGTTAAACTCCCAAATTGATCAGACCACAACTCCCGCACAGAATTATAACTTCCAAAGAGCGCTGGCTTTCGAGCATTTCTTTAATTATAGAAACTCGAAAGCTCAGGACGTCTGCGATAATAATCCTCCTTTATCATTTGATATTCGATATCGTTTTGCCTGCATACAGGTGAGTGATCTCAGTTATGAAAAACGAATCGATAACTTTCTGGAACTGTATGAAACAGCTATTGAGGAAGATGATACGCCAATGGCTGCCAGAGTCTTGACTTCGATGGGCTGGTATCAGTCTGGTAAAGGCGATATTGCTGCAGCTTTTAAAAGTTATGAGGAAGCATTATCGATGGGCGAGAGCCTTGACTTTTTTACCCTAAATGACGCAATGGTTAATACAGCTAGCCTGTATATTATTCATGGTGATAAGGACTATATAAGAAAAGGGATTGAGCTGCACAAGCAATCGATTGAAAGAATCAGGCAGAGAGCAAGTGAAGACCCTGAGTTTGCTGAAACTTCTCGCACAGCCATGATTATCCCACAGTTTAATATTGGCATAGCCTACGCTTTACACACTTTTGAATATGAGAAAGCCTTGGAATGGTTTGAAATTATAAACGCCAGCAACACTGAGATACCTCATTTAAAATTCTCTTCTTTAATCTTCTCTGCATTGTCTGCTATAGAAATCGGTCGCACTCAGTTGGCGGAACAGTACCTTGCTCGCACCTATGACGAGCCAGCGGTTAATAACACCGAATTTTCTTATCTCTACTGTTACAGAGAGCTGGTTAAGTTTAAGTTGGGCCAGGAAGCTGATTTGGATGTTTGTCTACCGTTACATGAGAACGTGCCGCTAGAGGTTAAAATTGACGTTTATAAACGCATATCAGAGTTAAATGATGATGCTATCAAATATGCGGGTATGGAGCAGTTTTATAAGTTGTTTGATGAGAAGCTGGAAAGTCAGTTAAAACAGAGCTCGACGTCAGTGGCTTCAACCGCTGAGCTTCATCGACTACAACAGGAATCTCGATTACGTAATGAATTGCTGGAAAAAGAAATTGCACTGAAAGAAGCCCAGCAGGAAAGACGCGAGGATCAGATTCGCTTAGTGGTGGCGATTGCTTTTATTTTACTGCTATTGGTAGTCATAACCGTTATTCGATTAAATCAGAAAAGGCGTCTAGCAGAACAGTATGAAGAGTTAAGTGTATTAGATGTTTTAACAGGCTTGAAAAACCGTCGCTTCCTTGAGCAGAACATTGGCCGCGAGATGAGTTTTGTAAAACGCTCGCAGGCTAATCAGGATGGCCATGCACTGGGTATCTATTTATTGGATATTGACCATTTCAAGTATATTAATGATACCTACGGACATGAAGCAGGCGACCAGATTTTAATCGAGTTTACTCAACGGATTAATGACACTATTCGAGACACTGATCTATTTGTGCGTTGGGGAGGAGAGGAGTTTTTATTAGTTGCTCGACTCGATAATGCTGATGGTTTGCAAGTGTTGGCGGAACGCGTCATTCAAGCCATTAAGCAGGATTCGTATGCTGCTGGGCAGGGTAAAACTGTTGATATCACTTGTACCGTTGGCTCAGTGGTATATCCATGTGTTGAAAATCCTGAGAAACATATTTCATGGAACAAGCTAGTGCAACTTGCCGATTTGGCGCTTTATTATGGCAAGGAAAAACAGCGAGATTGCTGGGTCTGTATCGAGAAGATTTCAAACTATGAAAGTAGAAACACTGTTCTTGAGCTGGGCTTTGAAGAGTCTTTAAGACAAGGCTTGTTAACGTTCAGTACTTCAATTTCAAAGCCCGAATAAGTAGGTTAGAAAACGCTAAAAGAGTGCTAGCCGTAGTCTAAACTTGTGTGGCTAACACCCTTTGTTTTTAGTTGTTTGCTTGTCTCTGGCTAACCAACCTAACTGACTCCTTTTTCTTTCTGTGCCAATTTCTGGAACTGTTCTTTTTGTGCGCCAGCTGGTGTCGGGCGCTCACCTTTTGGATCCTCTGTATCCATAACGATGGAAATTATTTTAGTACCTTCCTTGATGTTCTTGCCCTCAGTTTCTGACGAAAAAACTTTCATGGTGTCATTTTTATCAATCATAAACAGGGCAACATAATTTTGGTTATCCGTCTGGTATTGCTCAAAATTATAGTTCTCAGTGATATTGGTTACTTTAATCTTGGCATTTTTAGCGATCATACTGGCAAGCTGCCCGTAAGTGACCGACTCGCCAAACAGCCAGGGTGACTGATAGTACTCATCTTTTTCCTGGCGGTCGTTCTTGCTTTTATCTTTGCTCGAACGCAAGCGATAAATGTTCTGTTTGCCAAATGTATGCCTGAAATTTAACTCACTGAGGCTGTTCAGCTCCTGGTCCATGCTCATGGCAAACACATGACCATA includes these proteins:
- a CDS encoding tetratricopeptide repeat-containing diguanylate cyclase yields the protein MAALLIAYFNPAVAAEEERISRQELEQLAPFPEFYEQMSPEGRLDWLNSQIDQTTTPAQNYNFQRALAFEHFFNYRNSKAQDVCDNNPPLSFDIRYRFACIQVSDLSYEKRIDNFLELYETAIEEDDTPMAARVLTSMGWYQSGKGDIAAAFKSYEEALSMGESLDFFTLNDAMVNTASLYIIHGDKDYIRKGIELHKQSIERIRQRASEDPEFAETSRTAMIIPQFNIGIAYALHTFEYEKALEWFEIINASNTEIPHLKFSSLIFSALSAIEIGRTQLAEQYLARTYDEPAVNNTEFSYLYCYRELVKFKLGQEADLDVCLPLHENVPLEVKIDVYKRISELNDDAIKYAGMEQFYKLFDEKLESQLKQSSTSVASTAELHRLQQESRLRNELLEKEIALKEAQQERREDQIRLVVAIAFILLLLVVITVIRLNQKRRLAEQYEELSVLDVLTGLKNRRFLEQNIGREMSFVKRSQANQDGHALGIYLLDIDHFKYINDTYGHEAGDQILIEFTQRINDTIRDTDLFVRWGGEEFLLVARLDNADGLQVLAERVIQAIKQDSYAAGQGKTVDITCTVGSVVYPCVENPEKHISWNKLVQLADLALYYGKEKQRDCWVCIEKISNYESRNTVLELGFEESLRQGLLTFSTSISKPE
- the mfd gene encoding transcription-repair coupling factor, translating into MKLDLPQITDKTNFVHYLDGLAGSSRALAFAKLAETREQPIVVISDDTPALWQLQKEIRYFLGKDSDIPVLVFPDWETLPYDNFSPHQDIVSERLLTLYKLPRLKHGIVLIAVNTLLQRLPPQQYIEQNSLIVHTGQKLDMHEVRRLFEESGYHAVNQVFSHGEYAVRGSILDVFPMGSEQPLRLDFFDDEIDSIRYFDPESQLSDEKINKFELLPAKEFPLDEEGVGSFRQNFRAEFEVNLQRVWLYQEVSNGNSPAGIEYYLPLFFEKLDTFFDYLPQQSLICTLGDHQLHAEHYWDEITERYEQRRHDIERPIIEPHKLYLAADELNSELKQHIRVHIKQERPDAEYQASPMPMMAIDHKAKDPVNQFRGFLQQWAGQCFIATESPGRREALKDLLARNDIQSSVIEQWHEASDAKGLVIGVAPLSKGFALSDLAVVTETELFGEHVIKTRRRDSKGADQAEDMIRNLAELKEGDPVVHIEQGIGRYRGLVKLESGDIEAEYLMIEYSGGDKLYMPVQSLHLIGRYSGTNPELAPWHKLGTEQWDKARQKAAEKARDVAAELLDIYARRAAKEGIQYQLDETEYRRFCAEFAFEETVDQTTSINAVIRDMTSHLPMDRLVCGDVGFGKTEVALRAAFIAAQSGKQVAVLVPTTLLAQQHFETFSDRFADWPMKVASLSRFATSKEVQATLKGLEDGTVDIVVGTHKLIQQDVKFKRLGLLIIDEEHRFGVRQKEQLKKFRTEVDILTLTATPIPRTLNMSMSGMRDLSIIATPPARRLSVKTFVREYHKPLIREAILREVLRGGQVYFLHNAVDTIQRTVEELQELLPEARIQLAHGQMRERELEQVMRDFYHQRFNVLVCTTIVETGIDNPNANTMIIDRADKFGLAQLHQLRGRVGRSHHQAYAYLLTPAGRKITKDAEKRLDAIASLEDLGAGFTLATHDLEIRGAGELLGDEQSGQMQAVGFNLYMDMLEDAVKALKEGKEPSLQQSLKQKTEIDLSVPALIPDDYIGDVATRLSLYKRIASAKNKEQLDGLQVEFIDRFGLLPEPLKNLFTITELALKVQPLGISKIDLVRSGIRIRFAQDAKVDPAKLIRLIQLNPTRYRFEQNVILKILTEEEDIAPLLKEIDTVIEKIS